Proteins from a single region of Nomascus leucogenys isolate Asia chromosome 2, Asia_NLE_v1, whole genome shotgun sequence:
- the RPL13 gene encoding 60S ribosomal protein L13 produces MAPSRNGMVLKPHFHKDWQRRVATWFNQPARKIRRRKARQAKARRIAPRPASGPIRPIVRCPTVRYHTKVRAGRGFSLEELRVAGIHKKVARTIGISVDPRRRNKSTESLQANVQRLKEYRSKLILFPRKPSAPKKGDSSAEELKLATQLTGPVMPIRNVYKKEKARVITEGEKNFKAFASLRMARANARLFGIRAKRAKEAAEQDVEKKK; encoded by the exons atggcgcccagccggAATGGCATGGTCTTGAAGCCCCACTTCCACAAGGACTGGCAGCGGCGCGTGGCCACGTGGTTCAACCAGCCGGCCCGGAAGATCCGCAG GCGCAAAGCCCGGCAAGCCAAGGCGCGCCGCATCGCCCCGCGCCCCGCGTCGGGGCCCATCCGGCCCATCGTGCGCTGCCCCACGGTTCGGTACCACACGAAGGTGCGCGCCGGCCGCGGCTTCAGCCTGGAGGAGCTCAGG GTGGCCGGCATTCACAAGAAGGTGGCCCGGACCATCGGCATTTCTGTGGATCCGAGGAGGCGGAACAAGTCCACGGAATCCCTGCAGGCCAACGTGCAGCGGCTGAAGGAGTACCGCTCCAAACTCATCCTCTTCCCCAGGAAGCCCTCGGCCCCCAAGAAGGGAGACAGTTCT GCTGAAGAACTGAAACTGGCCACCCAGCTGACAGGACCGGTCATGCCCATCCGGAAT GTCTATAAGAAGGAGAAAGCTCGAGTCATCACTGAGGGGGAGAAGAATTTCAAAGCCTTCGCTAGTCTCCGCATGGCCCGTGCCAACGCCCGGCTTTTCGGCATACGGGCAAAAAGAGCCAAGGAAGCCGCAGAACAggatgttgaaaagaaaaaataa